The Carassius auratus strain Wakin chromosome 5, ASM336829v1, whole genome shotgun sequence genome includes a window with the following:
- the LOC113073511 gene encoding gametogenetin-binding protein 2-like has product MARLVAVCRDGEEDYLFLARQIPLYIDDSLTMVMEFPESILDFDSYQINSSQIKQFIEHHSMLKQQDLNMALMVMSREVFSALSQSVPCVGCRRSVEHLFSQLTDSGYFALDPLTVGSSGVLSVTRACLTDPRKLYTLFYVHGSKVNNVIDSIPMSKKNKRCQLHSLDTHKPKPLGGSWMDVWELMSQECRDEVVLIDSTSLLETLETYLHKHRFCTDCKNKVLRAYNILVGDLDCSKEKGYCASLYEGLRCCPHERHIHVCCETDFIAHLLGRAEPEFAGGYERRERHAKTIDIAQEEVLTCLGIHLYERLHRIWQKLRAEEQTWQMLFYLGIDALRKSFEMAVERVQGISRLEQLCEELSEEERAKELKQEKKRQKRKNRRKNKCGFEQEAEGEKDKSLDEGSSESVDGSGEVIITSQSSSCTCTASILHSPKTKKALLPHSNGSDCGYCSSLEGSETGSREGSDVACTEGMCNHEETGEYPCSHRCLEEKEEDAVDSCVECWANSEDNTKGKNKKKKRKNKAALCRSEHGSEADRSSRGSGSAAVHESPFPSPHLCKSKVAPCCESCESFTPRVSSSRHSHSQLVSPDTCTQENSCAKSLMELLNESEVTSDEETCLTQDEIQSFVENNKTFYRTRDQYRQHLKDRFTKYCRGEWLPATSVN; this is encoded by the exons ATGGCACGTCTGGTGGCTGTCTGCAGGGACGGGGAAGAGGACTATCTGTTTCTGGCACGTCAGATTCCCTTGTACATCGATGACTCCCTCACG ATGGTGATGGAGTTTCCTGAAAGTATTCTGGACTTTGATAGCTATCAGATCAACAGTTCACAAATTAAGCAGTTTATTGAG CATCACAGCATGCTGAAGCAGCAGGACCTGAACATGGCGTTGATGGTGATGTCCCGAGAGGTGTTCAGCGCTCTGTCTCAGTCGGTGCCGTGTGTGGGATGCCGGCGCAGCGTGGAGCATCTGTTCTCTCAGCTCACAGACTCTGGGTACTTTGCACTAGATCCGCTCACTGTGGGATCCTCTGGAGTGCTGTCAGTCACACGCGCGTGTCTCACAGACCCCAGGAAGCTCTACACACTCTTCTATGTTCACGG GTCAAAGGTAAACAACGTAATTGACTCTATTCCCATGAGTAAAAAGAACAAACGCTGTCAGCTGCACTCTTTAGACACGCACAAACCGAAGCCTTTAGG GGGCAGCTGGATGGACGTGTGGGAACTGATGTCACAGGAGTGTCGTGATGAAGTGGTTTTGATTGACAGCACCTCTTTACTGGAGACTCTGGAGACATACCTGCACAAACACCG GTTCTGTACGGACTGTAAGAACAAGGTTTTGAGAGCGTATAACATCCTGGTAGGAGATCTGGACTGCAGTAAAGAGAAGGGTTACTGTGCGTCTCTGTATGAGGGGTTACGCTGCTGTCCCCATGAGCGCCACATACACGTCTGCTGCGAGACTGATTTCATCGCACACTTACTGGGCCGAGCAGAACCAGAGTTCGCTGGGGGTTATGA GCGTCGAGAGAGGCACGCGAAGACCATAGATATCGCACAGGAGGAGGTGCTGACGTGTCTAGGAATACATCTGTACGAGCGGCTGCACAGAATCTGGCAGAAGCTGCGAGCAGAAGAGCAGACGTGGCAGATGCTGTTCTATCTGGGCATTGATGCGCTCCGCAAAAGCTTCGAG ATGGCGGTGGAGAGGGTTCAGGGCATCAGCCGGCTGGAGCAGCTCTGTGAGGAGCTCTCAGAAGAGGAGAGAGCCAAAGAACTCAAACAGGAGAAGAAGAGGCAAAAACGCAAGAACAGACGCAAAAACAAGTGTGGCTTCGAACAAGAGGCGGAGGGGGAAAAGGATAAAAGTCTTGATGAG GGTTCGTCTGAGTCTGTGGACGGCAGTGGAGAGGTCATCATCACCAGTCAGAGTTCATCCTGCACCTGCACCGCCTCCATCCTGCATTCCCCCAAAACCAAGAAAG CCCTGCTGCCTCACAGTAACGGCAGTGACTGTGGCTACTGTTCTAGTTTGGAGGGCAGCGAGACGGGATCCAGAGAGGGCTCAGACGTGGCCTGCACCGAGGGCATGTGCAACCATGAGGAAACGG GTGAATACCCGTGTAGTCATCGCTGCTTGGAGGAGAAGGAAGAGGACGCTGTGGACAGCTGTGTGGAGTGCTGGGCTAACTCTGAAGACAACACAAAgggcaaaaacaaaaagaagaaaagaaaaaacaaggcgGCACTTTGCAGGAGTGAGCAT GGATCTGAAGCAGATCGCAGTAGCAGAGGATCTGGATCTGCTGCTGTTCACGAGTCTCCCTTCCCTTCACCGCATCTGTGCAAAAGCAAAGTAGCTCCGTGCTGTGAATCCTGTGAGAGCTTCACTCCTCGTGTGAGCAGCAGCAGACACTCCCACAGTCAGCTCGTCTCACCGGACACATGCACACAGGAGAACAGCTGTGCCAAAAGCCTGATGGAGTTACTG AATGAATCTGAAGTGACTTCAGATGAAGAGACCTGTCTGACGCAGGACGAGATCCAGTCGTTTGTCGAGAACAACAAAACCTTCTACCGCACACGAGACCAGTACAGACAGCACCTTAAAGATCGCTTCACCAAATACTGCCGCGGCGAGTGGCTGCCGGCCACCAGCGTCAACTAg
- the LOC113073527 gene encoding sodium- and chloride-dependent GABA transporter ine-like: MAEEEEAGRPTWSRQIEFTLAGIGCAVGLGNIWRFPYLCYRSGGGAFLVPYLLMLVVLGIPLLHMELTLGQYLRRGPVLALTKACPLLKGVGMATVAISFIMCTYYNIIITWALYYMFSSFRSELLWENCNNTWNTANCTDRVTNSSTSSTASQQFFNYKVLERTSGVEETGTLRWELFLLLLLSWILVYLCIFKGVKSTGKVVYFTALFPYVILLALLINNVQLPGAIDGIRFFIIPEWDKLLNVEVWINAAAQIFNSIGIGFGSLMAMASYNSYNNNILKDTLAISITNSVTSIFAGFVIFSAFGYMSHLQNVPVSEIAVDGPGLVFVVYPQAFATMPVAPLWAFLFFFMLLCLGLDSQFAMVEVMVTSLLDSYSKPILKYLKHKEFLVLVVCGSAFLLGIPNVMQVGIYVFQLMDHYTAIVSIMFLAFFEVVAVCWLYGVKRLCSNILEMTGKRPSIFFRVCWWVICPALITVILVFSVIQFKPARYEDYVYPPWAQGVGWLIALASIIWIPLAAVHTLWVLPGSFTERLKKSITPFSLDEDSENPYYKQKGAIMEVIPNIAVIGSIVPLSDKPPILD, translated from the exons GTGCGTTCCTGGTGCCTTACCTGCTCATGCTGGTAGTGCTGGGGATCCCGCTGCTGCACATGGAGCTGACGCTCGGCCAATATCTGAGGAGGGGACCTGTCCTGGCCCTGACCAAAGCCTGTCCCCTGCTGAAAG GTGTTGGCATGGCAACGGTGGCCATCTCTTTCATCATGTGCACATACTATAATATCATTATCACATGGGCGCTGTACTACATGTTCAGCTCTTTTCGGAGCGAGCTGCTCTGGGAAAACTGCAACAACACATGGAACACGGCCAACTGCACCGACCGTGTGACCAACAGCTCCACATCCTCCACCGCCAGCCAGCAATTCTTCAA TTATAAGGTGCTGGAGAGGACCAGTGGTGTGGAGGAGACGGGCACCTTGAGGTGGGAGCTGttcctcctgctgctgctgtcCTGGATCCTCGTCTACCTCTGCATCTTTAAAGGAGTCAAATCCACTGGGAAG GTGGTTTACTTCACCGCTCTGTTTCCATACGTGATTCTTCTGGCTCTTCTGATCAATAACGTGCAGCTTCCGGGAGCCATAGACGGCATCCGATTCTTCATCATACCCGAGTGGGACAAGCTGCTCAATGTGGAG gtATGGATTAATGCAGCAGCTCAAATCTTTAACTCCATTGGGATCGGCTTCGGCTCGCTGATGGCGATGGCCAGCTACAACTCCTACAACAACAATATCCTCAA AGACACTCTGGCCATTTCCATCACAAATTCCGTGACTAGTATTTTCGCCGGATTCGTCATTTTTTCAGCATTCGGCTACATGTCGCATCTCCAGAATGTGCCGGTCAGTGAAATCGCAGTGGACG GTCCGGGTCTAGTGTTTGTGGTTTACCCACAAGCCTTTGCAACGATGCCTGTTGCTCCTTTGTGGGCCTTTCTCTTCTTTTTCATGCTACTCTGCCTCGGCCTGGACAGTCAG TTTGCCATGGTCGAGGTGATGGTGACCAGTCTGTTGGACAGCTACAGTAAACCCATACTCAAGTACCTCAAACACAAGGAGTTTCTTGTGCTAGTAGTCTGTGGTTCAGCCTTCCTTCTGGGCATTCCTAATGTCATGCAG GTGGGGATCTATGTGTTCCAGCTGATGGATCATTATACAGCTATCGTCTCCATCATGTTCCTGGCGTTTTTTGAGGTGGTTGCTGTTTGTTGGCTTTACG GTGTAAAGCGTCTGTGCAGTAACATACTGGAGATGACAGGAAAGAGACCCAGTATTTTCTTCAGGGTCTGCTGGTGGGTCATTTGTCCTGCTTTGATAACC GTTATCCTGGTGTTCTCGGTGATTCAGTTTAAGCCAGCGCGCTATGAGGATTACGTTTACCCGCCGTGGGCTCAGGGTGTGGGGTGGCTCATCGCTTTGGCCTCCATCATCTGGATTCCTCTAGCAGCTGTGCACACGCTCTGGGTTCTGCCCGGATCCTTCACCGAG agaCTAAAAAAGTCCATCACACCGTTTTCTCTGGACGAGGACTCGGAGAACCCGTATTACAAGCAGAAAGGAGCCATTATGGAGGTGATTCCCAACATCGCCGTCATCGGCTCCATCGTACCTCTATCTGACAAACCACCAATCCTGGACTAA
- the LOC113073465 gene encoding phosphatidylinositol-glycan biosynthesis class W protein-like, which yields MASAEVKVAFVSNHNGTSLTEVSLGSLLAPLCFLSRGLFLIVFHLGKGVLPFSWGTHLLLDFTALIMPLVLSCTALSDILHFVIMGIAVVDYFVLYLLYKNRKHSNQGSLYSTVDRFVHSRVESNLVPFVTVFRVLVNVKTAISILAVDFSVFPRRYAKTETYGTGVMDFGVGAYVMANALVCPEARGKDIRGSKISHVFKQLISVWPLVLLGFVRLASVKSSGYHEHVTEYGVHWNFFFTLAIVRVVASALLALFPVDTSWLLALLIGGSYQVVLETTGLKSFLIYNNDRTGFLQANREGIFSVVGYIVIYMAGVQVGSYLMKSRNLVRDWIRVIRNLLLTSFGLFFALYVCQRCIEPVSRRMANLPFCIWTVAQALFFLSCLSFADLLLLFSKAISNFSFVSSSWCPYQNKKTVADEKMRKNIDALCLVQSVNRNQLLYFLLANILTGLTNVLVDTLNSSDVLAVSVLLLYMFINSLVIFLMHINEITIKFW from the coding sequence ATGGCATCAGCAGAAGTAAAAGTTGCATTTGTCAGCAATCACAATGGGACGAGCCTAACAGAGGTTTCACTGGGATCCCTCTTAGCCCCGCTGTGTTTCCTCAGCCGAGGACTCTTCCTGATAGTCTTCCACCTTGGAAAAGGGGTTCTCCCATTCTCCTGGGGAACCCATCTCCTGCTGGACTTCACCGCACTAATAATGCCTCTGGTCCTGTCATGCACCGCGCTGAGCGACATCCTTCACTTTGTCATCATGGGCATAGCTGTAGTTGATTATTTCGTCCTGTACCTTTTATACAAAAACAGAAAGCATTCAAATCAAGGTTCCCTTTACAGTACAGTTGACAGGTTTGTGCACAGCAGAGTAGAATCAAACCTGGTCCCGTTTGTAACCGTATTCCGGGTTCTGGTCAACGTGAAGACCGCCATAAGCATTCTGGCTGTTGATTTCAGCGTCTTCCCAAGACGTTATGCCAAAACAGAGACGTATGGAACAGGGGTGATGGATTTCGGTGTGGGAGCATATGTAATGGCCAATGCGTTGGTGTGTCCCGAAGCAAGAGGAAAGGACATCCGAGGGTCGAAGATAAGTCATGTTTTTAAACAGCTGATttccgtctggccgttggtcttgTTAGGGTTCGTGAGACTTGCAAGCGTCAAATCATCAGGCTACCATGAACATGTGACAGAGTATGGAGTTCACTGGAACTTCTTCTTCACGTTAGCCATCGTCAGAGTGGTGGCCTCCGCACTTCTGGCTCTTTTTCCTGTGGACACCTCTTGGCTTCTTGCTCTCCTCATTGGTGGAAGCTACCAGGTTGTTTTAGAGACCACAGGTCTGAAGTCCTTCCTCATCTATAATAACGATCGCACAGGCTTTCTGCAGGCGAACAGAGAGGGCATCTTCTCAGTTGTGGGTTATATAGTTATCTATATGGCTGGGGTTCAGGTTGGCAGCTATCTCATGAAGAGCAGAAATTTGGTTAGAGACTGGATCAGAGTGATCCGTAACCTTCTGTTAACCAGTTTTGGGTTGTTCTTCGCTCTGTATGTGTGCCAGCGTTGCATCGAGCCAGTGTCACGCAGAATGGCCAATCTTCCCTTCTGTATTTGGACTGTAGCACAGGCTTTATTCTTTCTCTCATGCCTTAGCTTTGCTGATTTACTGCTACTTTTTTCTAAAGCCATCTCAAATTTTTCATTTGTGTCTTCATCGTGGTGTCCATATCAAAATAAGAAGACAGTAGCAGAcgagaaaatgagaaaaaatatagATGCATTATGCCTCGTACAGTCTGTTAACCGGAATCAGTTGTTATATTTCCTACTCGCAAATATCTTGACTGGTTTGACCAATGTGTTAGTCGACACTCTGAACAGCAGCGATGTTTTAGCTGTAAGTGTTCTGCTGTTGTATATGTTCATCAACAGCTTAGTCATATTCTTAATGCATATCAATGAAATAACCATTAAGttctggtaa
- the LOC113073543 gene encoding dehydrogenase/reductase SDR family member 11-like produces MVMMQRWKGRVALVTGASVGIGAAVARALVQHGMKVVGCARNVDKIEKLAAECQSAGYSGTLIPYKCDLCNEEEILSMFSAIKTLHQGVDVCINNAGLAHNEPLLSGRTEGWRNMIDVNILALAICTREAYQSMKERHVDDGHIININSMGGHRMVPSADEHFYCATKYAVTAMTEGLRQELREARTHIRATSISPGIVETEFAFRHHNSDPERAAAVYESMKCLKAEDIASAVTYVLSAPAHVQIGDVQMRSVEQVS; encoded by the exons ATGGTGATGATGCAGCGCTGGAAGGGGAGAGTCGCGCTGGTCACCGGAGCGTCTGTCGGGATCGGAGCAGCGGTGGCTCGCGCTCTCGTCCAGCACGGCATGAAGGTGGTCGGCTGCGCGCGGAACGTGGACAAGATCGAG AAGCTGGCAGCCGAGTGTCAGAGCGCGGGATACAGCGGCACTCTGATCCCGTATAAGTGTGATCTGTGCAACGAGGAAGAGATTCTGTCCATGTTTTCAGCCATTAAGACGTTGCACCAGGGAGTGGACGTGTGCATCAACAACGCCGGCCTGGCTCACAACGAACCGCTGCTGAGCGGAAGGACAGAGGGCTGGAGGAATATGATCGAT GTCAACATACTCGCTCTGGCCATCTGCACGCGTGAGGCCTACCAGTCCATGAAGGAGAGACACGTGGATGACGGACACATCATCAACATCAACAG TATGGGGGGTCACAGGATGGTGCCCAGCGCTGACGAACACTTCTACTGCGCCACCAAATACGCTGTGACCGCTATGACAGAGGGACTGAGACAGGAGCTACGGGAGGCCAGGACACACATCCGAGCCACG AGTATATCACCTGGAATAGTGGAAACTGAATTTGCCTTCAGGCATCACAACAGCGATCCGGAGAGAGCCGCGGCTGTTTATGAAAGTATGAAG TGTTTGAAAGCAGAAGACATCGCCAGCGCTGTCACATACGTCCTGAGCGCACCTGCTCATGTCCAG ATCGGTGATGTTCAGATGCGGTCGGTGGAGCAGGTGTCGTAG